Proteins from a single region of Chrysemys picta bellii isolate R12L10 chromosome 25, ASM1138683v2, whole genome shotgun sequence:
- the ATCAY gene encoding caytaxin isoform X1, producing the protein MGTTEATLRMENVEVKEEWQDEDFPRPLPEETGMDSLGSPANENTSSPPNTLNFNGAHRKRKTLIAPEINISLDQSEGSILSDDFLDTPDDLDINVDDIETPDETDSLEFLGNGNELEWEDDTPVATAKNMPGNSADLFGDGVVEDGSATNGRLWRTVIIGEQEHRIDLQMIKPYMKVVTHGGYYGEGLNAIIVFAACYLPDSNLADYHYIMENLFLYVISSLELLVAEDYMIVYLNGATPRRRMPGLGWLKKCYQMIDRRLRKNLKALIIVHPSWFIRTVLAISRPFISVKFINKIQYVHSLEELEQTIPMEHVQIPDCLLQYEEERTKARKERAEEKQDMTEKESRPVLPREDQETSMS; encoded by the exons ATGGGCACCACCGAAGCCACGCTGCGGATGGAGAATGTGGAGGTGAAGGAGGAGTGGCAAGACGAGGACTTCCCCAG ACCCCTCCCAGAAGAGACGGGAATGGACTCCCTGGGCAGCCCCGCAAATGAGAACACATCCT CTCCCCCTAACACTTTGAACTTTAACGGGGCTCATCGGAAGCGCAAGACGCTCATAGCCCCTGAAATCAACATTTCCCTGGACCAAAGTGAGGGTTCCATCCTGTCCGATGACTTCCTGGACACGCCCGATGACCTGGACATCAACGTGGATGACATCGAAACCCCGGATGAGACGGACTCCCTGGAGTTCCTGGGCAATGGGAATGAACTGGAATGGGAAG ATGATACACCTGTGGCCACAGCCAAGAACATGCCCGGGAACAGCGCAGACctctttggggatggggtggtgGAAGACGGCAGCGCTACCAATGGGAGACTGTGGAGGACGGTTATCATTGGGGAGCAGGAACACCGCATTGATCTGCAGATGATCAAACCCTACATGAAAGTGGTGACACATGGAG GGTACTACGGAGAAGGGCTCAATGCTATCATTGTCTTTGCTGCCTGCTATCTCCCAGACAGCAATCTAGCTGATTACCATTACATCATGGAGAACCTCTTCTT GTACGTGATCAGTAGCTTGGAGCTGCTGGTGGCCGAGGACTACATGATCGTGTACCTGAATGGAGCCACACCACGTCGGAGGATGCCGGGCCTGGGCTGGTTGAAGAAATGCTACCAGATGATAGACAGAAG GCTACGGAAAAACCTGAAAGCTTTGATCATCGTGCATCCTTCGTGGTTCATCCGGACCGTGCTGGCGATATCCAGGCCCTTCATCAG TGTGAAGTTTATCAATAAGATCCAGTACGTTCACAGTCTGGAAGAACTGGAGCAGACTATCCCCATGGAGCACGTCCAGATTCCTGACTGCCTCCTACA GTACGAAGAAGAGAGAACCAAAGCCaggaaagaaag GGCAGAGGAGAAACAAGACATGACAGAGAAAGAAAG CAGGCCTGTGCTGCCGAGGGAGGATCAGGAAACCAG cATGTCATGA
- the ATCAY gene encoding caytaxin isoform X2 → MGTTEATLRMENVEVKEEWQDEDFPRPLPEETGMDSLGSPANENTSSPPNTLNFNGAHRKRKTLIAPEINISLDQSEGSILSDDFLDTPDDLDINVDDIETPDETDSLEFLGNGNELEWEDDTPVATAKNMPGNSADLFGDGVVEDGSATNGRLWRTVIIGEQEHRIDLQMIKPYMKVVTHGGYYGEGLNAIIVFAACYLPDSNLADYHYIMENLFLYVISSLELLVAEDYMIVYLNGATPRRRMPGLGWLKKCYQMIDRRLRKNLKALIIVHPSWFIRTVLAISRPFISVKFINKIQYVHSLEELEQTIPMEHVQIPDCLLQYEEERTKARKERAEEKQDMTEKERPVLPREDQETSMS, encoded by the exons ATGGGCACCACCGAAGCCACGCTGCGGATGGAGAATGTGGAGGTGAAGGAGGAGTGGCAAGACGAGGACTTCCCCAG ACCCCTCCCAGAAGAGACGGGAATGGACTCCCTGGGCAGCCCCGCAAATGAGAACACATCCT CTCCCCCTAACACTTTGAACTTTAACGGGGCTCATCGGAAGCGCAAGACGCTCATAGCCCCTGAAATCAACATTTCCCTGGACCAAAGTGAGGGTTCCATCCTGTCCGATGACTTCCTGGACACGCCCGATGACCTGGACATCAACGTGGATGACATCGAAACCCCGGATGAGACGGACTCCCTGGAGTTCCTGGGCAATGGGAATGAACTGGAATGGGAAG ATGATACACCTGTGGCCACAGCCAAGAACATGCCCGGGAACAGCGCAGACctctttggggatggggtggtgGAAGACGGCAGCGCTACCAATGGGAGACTGTGGAGGACGGTTATCATTGGGGAGCAGGAACACCGCATTGATCTGCAGATGATCAAACCCTACATGAAAGTGGTGACACATGGAG GGTACTACGGAGAAGGGCTCAATGCTATCATTGTCTTTGCTGCCTGCTATCTCCCAGACAGCAATCTAGCTGATTACCATTACATCATGGAGAACCTCTTCTT GTACGTGATCAGTAGCTTGGAGCTGCTGGTGGCCGAGGACTACATGATCGTGTACCTGAATGGAGCCACACCACGTCGGAGGATGCCGGGCCTGGGCTGGTTGAAGAAATGCTACCAGATGATAGACAGAAG GCTACGGAAAAACCTGAAAGCTTTGATCATCGTGCATCCTTCGTGGTTCATCCGGACCGTGCTGGCGATATCCAGGCCCTTCATCAG TGTGAAGTTTATCAATAAGATCCAGTACGTTCACAGTCTGGAAGAACTGGAGCAGACTATCCCCATGGAGCACGTCCAGATTCCTGACTGCCTCCTACA GTACGAAGAAGAGAGAACCAAAGCCaggaaagaaag GGCAGAGGAGAAACAAGACATGACAGAGAAAGAAAG GCCTGTGCTGCCGAGGGAGGATCAGGAAACCAG cATGTCATGA
- the ATCAY gene encoding caytaxin isoform X4, protein MDSLGSPANENTSSPPNTLNFNGAHRKRKTLIAPEINISLDQSEGSILSDDFLDTPDDLDINVDDIETPDETDSLEFLGNGNELEWEDDTPVATAKNMPGNSADLFGDGVVEDGSATNGRLWRTVIIGEQEHRIDLQMIKPYMKVVTHGGYYGEGLNAIIVFAACYLPDSNLADYHYIMENLFLYVISSLELLVAEDYMIVYLNGATPRRRMPGLGWLKKCYQMIDRRLRKNLKALIIVHPSWFIRTVLAISRPFISVKFINKIQYVHSLEELEQTIPMEHVQIPDCLLQYEEERTKARKERAEEKQDMTEKERPVLPREDQETSMS, encoded by the exons ATGGACTCCCTGGGCAGCCCCGCAAATGAGAACACATCCT CTCCCCCTAACACTTTGAACTTTAACGGGGCTCATCGGAAGCGCAAGACGCTCATAGCCCCTGAAATCAACATTTCCCTGGACCAAAGTGAGGGTTCCATCCTGTCCGATGACTTCCTGGACACGCCCGATGACCTGGACATCAACGTGGATGACATCGAAACCCCGGATGAGACGGACTCCCTGGAGTTCCTGGGCAATGGGAATGAACTGGAATGGGAAG ATGATACACCTGTGGCCACAGCCAAGAACATGCCCGGGAACAGCGCAGACctctttggggatggggtggtgGAAGACGGCAGCGCTACCAATGGGAGACTGTGGAGGACGGTTATCATTGGGGAGCAGGAACACCGCATTGATCTGCAGATGATCAAACCCTACATGAAAGTGGTGACACATGGAG GGTACTACGGAGAAGGGCTCAATGCTATCATTGTCTTTGCTGCCTGCTATCTCCCAGACAGCAATCTAGCTGATTACCATTACATCATGGAGAACCTCTTCTT GTACGTGATCAGTAGCTTGGAGCTGCTGGTGGCCGAGGACTACATGATCGTGTACCTGAATGGAGCCACACCACGTCGGAGGATGCCGGGCCTGGGCTGGTTGAAGAAATGCTACCAGATGATAGACAGAAG GCTACGGAAAAACCTGAAAGCTTTGATCATCGTGCATCCTTCGTGGTTCATCCGGACCGTGCTGGCGATATCCAGGCCCTTCATCAG TGTGAAGTTTATCAATAAGATCCAGTACGTTCACAGTCTGGAAGAACTGGAGCAGACTATCCCCATGGAGCACGTCCAGATTCCTGACTGCCTCCTACA GTACGAAGAAGAGAGAACCAAAGCCaggaaagaaag GGCAGAGGAGAAACAAGACATGACAGAGAAAGAAAG GCCTGTGCTGCCGAGGGAGGATCAGGAAACCAG cATGTCATGA
- the ATCAY gene encoding caytaxin isoform X3, which translates to MDSLGSPANENTSSPPNTLNFNGAHRKRKTLIAPEINISLDQSEGSILSDDFLDTPDDLDINVDDIETPDETDSLEFLGNGNELEWEDDTPVATAKNMPGNSADLFGDGVVEDGSATNGRLWRTVIIGEQEHRIDLQMIKPYMKVVTHGGYYGEGLNAIIVFAACYLPDSNLADYHYIMENLFLYVISSLELLVAEDYMIVYLNGATPRRRMPGLGWLKKCYQMIDRRLRKNLKALIIVHPSWFIRTVLAISRPFISVKFINKIQYVHSLEELEQTIPMEHVQIPDCLLQYEEERTKARKERAEEKQDMTEKESRPVLPREDQETSMS; encoded by the exons ATGGACTCCCTGGGCAGCCCCGCAAATGAGAACACATCCT CTCCCCCTAACACTTTGAACTTTAACGGGGCTCATCGGAAGCGCAAGACGCTCATAGCCCCTGAAATCAACATTTCCCTGGACCAAAGTGAGGGTTCCATCCTGTCCGATGACTTCCTGGACACGCCCGATGACCTGGACATCAACGTGGATGACATCGAAACCCCGGATGAGACGGACTCCCTGGAGTTCCTGGGCAATGGGAATGAACTGGAATGGGAAG ATGATACACCTGTGGCCACAGCCAAGAACATGCCCGGGAACAGCGCAGACctctttggggatggggtggtgGAAGACGGCAGCGCTACCAATGGGAGACTGTGGAGGACGGTTATCATTGGGGAGCAGGAACACCGCATTGATCTGCAGATGATCAAACCCTACATGAAAGTGGTGACACATGGAG GGTACTACGGAGAAGGGCTCAATGCTATCATTGTCTTTGCTGCCTGCTATCTCCCAGACAGCAATCTAGCTGATTACCATTACATCATGGAGAACCTCTTCTT GTACGTGATCAGTAGCTTGGAGCTGCTGGTGGCCGAGGACTACATGATCGTGTACCTGAATGGAGCCACACCACGTCGGAGGATGCCGGGCCTGGGCTGGTTGAAGAAATGCTACCAGATGATAGACAGAAG GCTACGGAAAAACCTGAAAGCTTTGATCATCGTGCATCCTTCGTGGTTCATCCGGACCGTGCTGGCGATATCCAGGCCCTTCATCAG TGTGAAGTTTATCAATAAGATCCAGTACGTTCACAGTCTGGAAGAACTGGAGCAGACTATCCCCATGGAGCACGTCCAGATTCCTGACTGCCTCCTACA GTACGAAGAAGAGAGAACCAAAGCCaggaaagaaag GGCAGAGGAGAAACAAGACATGACAGAGAAAGAAAG CAGGCCTGTGCTGCCGAGGGAGGATCAGGAAACCAG cATGTCATGA